A single region of the Novosphingobium sp. genome encodes:
- a CDS encoding TonB-dependent receptor, producing the protein MKNKLILAALLGSSALLSPAVASAQDTAADNKAGLQEIVVTANRTASAAQKTSVALTVYSGADLVSKGVTNIMTLATVDPSVSVTPSNGAGYVAVRGIASTDTTEIGDPSVPIARDGFYTNRSFSMQTSMYDLARVEVLKGPQGTLQGRNSTGGLISLITNRPTDKDGGYARMGVGNYGAFNSELGVNLALTDTFQVRASGIYTYHNGYRTVTGLYTGQPERGDDQNVASGRVQFAWQPVDNLKLWASYQHDSVVGVGDVSMNLPIRTVPTITNASTFTNVAPTRNNVQGDRVRWEASYAGLPGNVSMIYSGGWDRQIWTHALDATMAGYNDPTSTGYPAVRQFLQSEHPTTWNHEVRFANDSGSRLFVQAGWFHFQEVNNLDSGIYNVAMTGLFAPGAPLAALGQAGQYAIHFNYNVLTKSDAVFGQGVYRLGDKVKLSVGARYTWDKKIRTGGAALNLAALVSPFIPAPVMVTPGNGQLSTGQATFHGGIDYNPTNSNLLYAKVDTGYKPGGFNSNGSAPPVNYGAEKVTTFEIGSKNRFLGSRLQINLSAFYSDYRGYQASQMTGALSSGSGVFNVGSAKIFGGEAQLIALIGDGFRFDFNGAALHTKLGQNIFVADGETPPVTFNISGHRLPNAPSLSFSTGLEKAQKIGFGTVTARVEGKYSSAFYYDVLNNADTRSASYMTGGASLRFEPDQGGWQIEAYVRNLTNKIVFANAQRNYNSNYNTYEFQPPRTYGVTGSVKF; encoded by the coding sequence TCATGACGCTGGCGACGGTCGATCCCAGCGTCAGCGTGACGCCCAGCAATGGCGCGGGTTATGTCGCTGTGCGCGGCATAGCCTCGACCGACACCACGGAGATTGGTGATCCTTCCGTGCCGATCGCGCGCGATGGCTTCTACACCAACCGATCCTTCAGCATGCAGACGTCGATGTATGATCTGGCGCGTGTCGAGGTGCTCAAGGGCCCGCAAGGCACGCTTCAGGGGCGCAACTCGACCGGTGGCCTGATCTCGCTCATCACCAACCGCCCGACTGATAAGGATGGCGGCTATGCCCGGATGGGCGTGGGCAATTATGGCGCCTTCAACAGCGAGCTGGGTGTCAATCTGGCGCTGACGGACACGTTCCAGGTCCGGGCTTCGGGCATCTACACCTATCACAATGGCTATCGCACCGTGACAGGGCTCTACACCGGGCAGCCTGAAAGGGGTGACGATCAGAATGTCGCCTCCGGGCGCGTCCAGTTCGCCTGGCAGCCGGTGGACAATCTCAAGCTCTGGGCGTCTTACCAGCATGACTCCGTCGTCGGCGTGGGCGATGTGTCGATGAACCTGCCGATCAGGACGGTGCCCACCATCACCAACGCTTCCACCTTCACGAATGTCGCGCCGACCAGAAACAATGTGCAGGGCGATCGCGTGCGCTGGGAGGCGAGCTACGCCGGACTTCCCGGCAATGTCAGCATGATCTACTCGGGCGGCTGGGACAGACAGATATGGACCCATGCGCTCGACGCGACCATGGCTGGCTACAATGATCCGACGAGTACGGGCTATCCGGCCGTCCGCCAATTCCTTCAGAGCGAGCATCCCACCACCTGGAACCATGAGGTGCGTTTTGCCAATGACTCGGGCTCGCGGCTCTTCGTTCAGGCAGGCTGGTTCCATTTCCAGGAGGTCAACAATCTCGACTCCGGCATTTACAATGTTGCGATGACGGGGCTTTTCGCGCCCGGCGCTCCGCTGGCGGCTCTGGGGCAGGCGGGGCAATATGCGATCCACTTCAACTACAATGTGCTCACCAAGTCGGATGCGGTGTTCGGGCAGGGGGTCTATCGCCTTGGCGATAAGGTCAAGCTGAGCGTCGGCGCGCGTTACACCTGGGACAAGAAGATCCGCACCGGCGGCGCTGCGCTCAATCTTGCGGCGCTCGTCAGCCCCTTCATTCCGGCGCCGGTGATGGTCACGCCCGGCAATGGCCAGCTGAGCACGGGCCAGGCAACCTTCCACGGCGGCATCGATTACAATCCGACCAACAGCAACCTGCTCTATGCCAAGGTCGATACGGGCTACAAGCCAGGCGGCTTCAACTCGAATGGCAGCGCGCCGCCGGTTAATTACGGGGCGGAAAAGGTCACCACCTTCGAAATCGGCAGCAAGAACCGGTTCCTGGGCAGCCGTCTGCAGATCAATCTGTCGGCCTTCTATTCCGACTATCGCGGTTATCAGGCCTCGCAAATGACCGGGGCGCTCTCCAGCGGATCGGGTGTGTTCAACGTCGGCAGCGCGAAGATTTTTGGTGGAGAAGCACAGTTGATCGCCTTGATCGGCGATGGTTTCCGCTTCGATTTCAATGGCGCGGCTTTGCACACCAAGCTCGGACAGAACATCTTCGTTGCAGATGGCGAGACGCCGCCTGTCACCTTCAATATCTCCGGGCATCGGCTGCCTAACGCGCCCAGCCTGTCTTTTTCGACCGGTCTGGAAAAGGCTCAGAAGATCGGGTTCGGCACTGTTACGGCGCGGGTTGAAGGGAAATATTCCTCGGCCTTCTATTACGATGTGCTGAACAATGCGGACACGCGATCAGCTTCCTATATGACCGGCGGCGCATCCCTGCGCTTTGAACCGGATCAGGGCGGTTGGCAGATCGAGGCTTATGTGCGCAATCTTACGAATAAGATCGTATTCGCCAACGCTCAGCGTAACTACAATTCCAATTACAACACTTACGAATTTCAGCCGCCACGAACTTACGGCGTCACGGGTAGCGTGAAATTCTAA